The DNA segment CGATCGACATCCTTCGGCGGATCGAATCACGGTACGGGGCGGACGACGGGAACGAGGTCGATCGCAAATGAGACACCGGGCGGCCGTCGCCGCAGTCGTGAGTGTCGGGTCGTTCGTACTCGGGGTCGCCATCCTCGTTGGCGGTGTCCCCGGCGACGTGTCGATCGCCGTCTTGTTACTCGTTGGGATGGCGACCGCGATGGTTGCTGCTTGGTCCGTGGTCAAACGTCGCGGCACGCAGCGTCGGTTCGACCTCCCCTCGGTCGAACGGGGACGGGCGGCTCCGATTCCGGGAGCGACCCTCGAGGACGCGGTTGGCGAGTTCCACGAACGAACGACCGGAGCGGGACGGCCGGGCCGGCGAGCGGCGGCCGGCCTCTACGGGATCGCGATCGCCGTTCTCACCCGGTTTCGCGGACTGCCCGAGGACGACGCGACGGCGCTGCTCGACGACGGATCCTGGACCGACGATCCGTTCGCAGCCGGCTTGCTCTCGCCGACCCGCTCCGTGCCGTATCGGGATACGGGCCTTCGAACGAGGCTACTCCAGTACACGTCCCTCGTTCCGACGGCGACACTCCGCAATCGTGTGACGCGACTCATCGAGACGAAATCCCGGTACACCGTCGCCATCGAGCGGACCGCCGCAGCGGTGACGAGAATCAGCGACGAGGCTCGCGGCGGGACGATCCTTCGTGGGGAACCCGATCACGTCGAGCCACCAGCCGACGGTATCAGCGTCCGGACGACCGATGGTCCCGTCGCGGCGCCGACGGAAGCCGGCCACCACCGGACGGCGTACTGGAACGGCATCGGCCTCGTCGCGTTGCTTCCCATCACGGTCGGCCTGTACGCGCGCGAACCGGCTGTGGTCTTGCTTGGCGCCGTAGCCGTGGCGTTCGCCGGTGTGGCATCGATCACGCGGGCTCCGAAACCCGATATCGACGTCACAAGAACCATCACGCCGGAGGAGCCGAAACCCGGTGAGCGCGTCGACGTGACCGTCACGATCGAGAACGCCTCGGCTTCGACGCTGTTCGACCTTCGGTACGTCGACGGCGTTCCGGCCCCGCTCTCGGTCGTCGCGGGGTCGGCGCGTCTCGGGACGGCGCTCGGCGCCGGTGAGTCGGTCTCGTACGAGTACACGCTGCGAGCGAGCCGCGGCCGCCACGAATTCGATCCCGGGCTCGCGGTGACACGCGATCTGTTCCAGTCCGAAGAACGGGCGACGTACGTCCCATCGGAGTCGGTGATCGTCGCCGAACCGCCCCCGACGCCGCTGTCGCACGATCCGGCGCTGCGGCGGGTGGCCGGCACGTTCGGGTCGAGTTTCGCGACCGACGACGGCGGTGACGGAACGGCGTTTCACTCGGTGCGTGAGTACCGTCGTGGTGACCCGCTGAACCGCATCGACTGGAACCGTCGTGCGCGCACGGGTGAGCTCGCG comes from the Halovivax cerinus genome and includes:
- a CDS encoding DUF58 domain-containing protein is translated as MRHRAAVAAVVSVGSFVLGVAILVGGVPGDVSIAVLLLVGMATAMVAAWSVVKRRGTQRRFDLPSVERGRAAPIPGATLEDAVGEFHERTTGAGRPGRRAAAGLYGIAIAVLTRFRGLPEDDATALLDDGSWTDDPFAAGLLSPTRSVPYRDTGLRTRLLQYTSLVPTATLRNRVTRLIETKSRYTVAIERTAAAVTRISDEARGGTILRGEPDHVEPPADGISVRTTDGPVAAPTEAGHHRTAYWNGIGLVALLPITVGLYAREPAVVLLGAVAVAFAGVASITRAPKPDIDVTRTITPEEPKPGERVDVTVTIENASASTLFDLRYVDGVPAPLSVVAGSARLGTALGAGESVSYEYTLRASRGRHEFDPGLAVTRDLFQSEERATYVPSESVIVAEPPPTPLSHDPALRRVAGTFGSSFATDDGGDGTAFHSVREYRRGDPLNRIDWNRRARTGELATLEFEEEYAGSVLLLVDARAAAYVTHEQGAPHAVDRAVTACSRLIPTLLEEGHHVGLAAVGPAVRAASTDTSAGACWIPPHTGRTHERRLVAAMSGHPQFSPSVPTGATRWRTQLRDLKRRLSQNVQVLFVSPLVDSTSVEIPRRLEASGHAVSVLSPDATATATVSQRLARVARLIRRFDLQRSGIPVIQWDAGETIEGALAGDGRTVGSGPGVLDTGSDESGREATRSAGASTDEPNDAPTDIPERVSHAVSGPEAGDRS